The following coding sequences are from one Salvia hispanica cultivar TCC Black 2014 chromosome 3, UniMelb_Shisp_WGS_1.0, whole genome shotgun sequence window:
- the LOC125215053 gene encoding arabinogalactan protein 41-like, with the protein MAANCKFSVGVFAAFALVFAIFMPAVQGQGHGAFAPAPAPTSDGTAIDQGIAYGLMLLALVLTYIIHTFDAPFSI; encoded by the exons ATGGCAGCGAATTGCAAGTTTTCGGTGGGCGTTTTTGCCGCATTTGCTCTGGTTTTCGCGATCTTCATGCCTGCTGTTCAAGGCCAGGGCCACGGCGCTTTCGCCCCTGCTCCTGCCCCAACCAGCGACG GGACGGCGATTGATCAAGGCATTGCATACGGGCTGATGCTGTTAGCTTTGGTCCTCACATATATCATCCACACCTTCGACGCCCCGTTCAGTATCTGA
- the LOC125215052 gene encoding ethylene-responsive transcription factor CRF1-like, producing the protein MMFSTNRVKYSEHVTSTTVRKRRENPISGAKIALPAARTVRFCVTDADATDSSSDEEEERLDFAVRRRRVRRFVSEVRIQACAGGDNGNADANGGANGAVRVSRQPMKRKKGGLERKAAAGARKFRGVRQRPWGKWAAEIRDPLRRVRLWLGTYDTAEEAAMVYDHAAIQLRGPDALTNFSAPASASAHGSGYNSGDDARKSPKSVLRCVSAADSAEAEAEAEPEPEAESSACVFPQNDVVEDLAIFPASDDIFAEFEKPGDLFDEMVFADDIFGAGFCSGDLGVGSGADLGLGSASWQNEDFFHEFGDIFGSDPLVAL; encoded by the coding sequence ATGATGTTTTCTACAAACAGAGTGAAGTACAGCGAGCACGTAACGAGCACTACCGTTAGGAAAAGGCGGGAAAATCCAATTTCCGGCGCGAAAATCGCTCTTCCGGCGGCGAGGACGGTTCGTTTCTGCGTGACCGACGCCGACGCCACCGATTCTTCGAgcgacgaggaggaggagcggCTTGATTTCGCGGTGAGGCGGCGGAGGGTGAGGAGGTTCGTCAGCGAGGTCAGAATCCAGGCCTGCGCGGGCGGAGACAACGGAAATGCCGACGCTAACGGAGGCGCTAACGGCGCCGTGAGGGTTAGCCGGCAGCCGATGAAGCGGAAGAAGGGCGGATTGGAGAGGAAGGCGGCGGCGGGGGCGAGGAAGTTCCGCGGCGTGCGGCAGCGGCCGTGGGGGAAGTGGGCGGCGGAGATTCGCGACCCGCTGCGGCGCGTGAGGCTGTGGCTCGGGACGTACGACACGGCGGAGGAAGCCGCCATGGTGTACGACCACGCGGCTATTCAGCTGCGTGGCCCCGACGCGCTCACCAACTTCTCGGCTCCGGCTTCGGCTTCGGCGCACGGCTCGGGCTATAACTCCGGCGACGACGCGCGCAAGTCGCCGAAGTCGGTGCTGCGGTGCGTCTCGGCGGCGGACtcggcggaggcggaggcggaaGCCGAGCCGGAGCCCGAAGCCGAGTCGTCGGCTTGCGTCTTCCCTCAGAACGACGTCGTCGAGGATCTCGCGATATTTCCCGCGAGCGACGATATATTCGCGGAGTTCGAGAAGCCGGGGGACTTGTTTGACGAGATGGTTTTCGCGGACGACATTTTCGGGGCGGGTTTCTGCAGCGGCGATTTGGGTGTCGGGTCGGGTGCGGATCTGGGGCTCGGGTCGGCCAGCTGGCAGAATGAGGACTTTTTTCATGAATTCGGTGATATATTCGGGTCGGATCCTCTCGTTGCGCTCTGA